From Chryseobacterium sp. IHB B 17019, one genomic window encodes:
- a CDS encoding GtrA family protein: protein MREILIRQKQVLFFIIAGGLSAIVEIGSFKVFSTYLPQFLPREMNFHGIHYPLSNIFSTCCGIITNYFLSIWFVFERGKHSKRREFAYFMMVSFVSTLLSLGFFQVFYSFIFKDNIDLRVYTLSPEMISKIAAILLVSILNYSVKKKVIFNG, encoded by the coding sequence ATGAGAGAAATACTAATACGCCAGAAACAAGTTTTGTTCTTCATCATTGCGGGAGGGCTCAGCGCTATTGTAGAAATAGGAAGCTTTAAGGTTTTCAGCACTTATCTTCCCCAGTTCCTTCCCAGAGAGATGAACTTCCACGGGATACACTACCCTCTGAGTAATATTTTCTCTACCTGCTGTGGGATTATTACAAATTATTTCCTGAGCATCTGGTTTGTCTTTGAAAGAGGAAAGCATTCTAAAAGGAGAGAGTTTGCTTATTTCATGATGGTTTCTTTCGTTTCGACCTTATTAAGCCTTGGTTTCTTCCAGGTTTTTTACAGCTTTATTTTTAAGGATAATATTGATTTGAGGGTTTATACGCTAAGCCCGGAAATGATCAGTAAAATCGCAGCTATTTTATTGGTTTCGATCCTCAATTATTCTGTAAAGAAAAAAGTAATTTTTAACGGATAA
- a CDS encoding lantibiotic dehydratase family protein: protein MPQFPYQFFEEYIVRTPLFSYKDFQEKLGREEILDDDLKEICSNPVFQEAIYLASPYLHEEIQQWFSGKGFSLKEYQKLKNTILKYYSRISTRCTPFGLFSFVHLGNFDNEKAIHDNLNNIRDTKLDMHFLVSLAKSFEKIPKLKNQLRFFPNNSIYQIRDNIRYVEYEYNSGKRNYFISSAPFTDELQRVLEFSEEGKTITQIVKILINEEINENEAKEFLDELIENQVLVSEMEPNVSGIDFLETIISVLNKIKAEKEVKTLLSTISKLKEIDQQIGNSVSIYSEIEDLIKGFEIDYEKKFLFQTDLYSENVFTLPTSWKRKLKEGISFLNKISLLQKDSQFEKFKKVFNERFETQEMPLAYVLDVEVGIGYRQNVQAKGVHHYLEDIKLPISGKNQSLTIELTAIHKILNEKLQQALWKNKTVINLSEDDFKDFEEKWNDLPETISFMAEVISEGNQEKLFLNGSTGSSAASFLGRFCSEKSTVQNLTKTITRKEEELNQDYILGEIIHLPEARIGNVIRRPTLRKYEIPYLAQSVLPKENQISVDDLYISLKNNRIVLRSKKLNRKVKPYLTNAHNYFSGTLPVYHFLADFHSQDTRPGLWFNWGGLEDIYQFLPRVEYNNIILSKAQWRIIDKEIYALEQLISDKKQFLSQLKDWRNERKIPAWIQWVKSDNKLTVNLENIDMVKMFIDSVKSERSIIIEEFLYNENDDFKREFIFPMYKIT from the coding sequence ATGCCCCAATTCCCATATCAATTCTTTGAAGAATACATTGTCCGTACTCCTTTATTTTCGTACAAAGACTTTCAGGAGAAGCTGGGCAGAGAAGAAATTTTGGATGATGATTTAAAAGAAATATGCAGTAATCCGGTTTTCCAGGAAGCTATTTATTTGGCATCTCCATATTTACATGAAGAAATTCAGCAGTGGTTCTCAGGGAAAGGTTTCTCTTTAAAAGAATATCAAAAACTAAAAAATACTATACTAAAATATTATAGCCGAATAAGTACGCGTTGTACTCCATTCGGCTTATTTTCATTTGTTCATTTAGGAAATTTTGATAATGAAAAAGCCATTCATGATAATCTAAATAATATCAGAGATACTAAATTAGACATGCACTTTTTGGTAAGTCTGGCTAAAAGTTTTGAGAAAATACCTAAACTAAAGAATCAATTGCGGTTTTTTCCTAACAACAGTATTTACCAGATTAGGGATAATATTCGCTATGTTGAATACGAATATAACAGTGGCAAAAGGAATTACTTTATTTCTTCCGCTCCATTTACAGATGAATTACAGCGGGTATTGGAGTTTTCGGAAGAAGGTAAAACAATCACACAAATTGTAAAAATTCTCATTAATGAAGAAATAAATGAAAATGAAGCCAAAGAATTTTTAGATGAACTTATAGAAAATCAGGTTTTAGTAAGTGAAATGGAGCCTAATGTTTCAGGGATAGATTTTTTAGAAACTATAATTTCGGTTTTAAATAAAATTAAAGCCGAAAAAGAAGTTAAAACTTTACTTTCAACCATATCCAAGCTTAAAGAAATAGACCAACAAATTGGGAATTCAGTTTCAATTTATTCCGAAATTGAAGACTTAATTAAAGGATTTGAAATTGATTATGAGAAAAAGTTTCTCTTTCAAACCGATCTTTACAGTGAAAATGTGTTTACATTACCAACAAGCTGGAAACGCAAACTGAAAGAAGGAATCAGCTTTTTAAATAAAATTTCTTTATTACAAAAAGATTCTCAATTTGAAAAGTTTAAAAAAGTTTTTAATGAAAGGTTCGAAACTCAGGAAATGCCTTTAGCTTATGTTCTTGATGTAGAAGTTGGGATTGGTTACAGGCAAAATGTGCAGGCAAAAGGAGTTCATCATTATTTGGAAGATATCAAATTACCAATTTCAGGAAAGAATCAAAGCCTTACTATTGAACTTACCGCTATCCATAAAATTCTTAATGAAAAATTGCAACAGGCTTTATGGAAAAATAAAACGGTTATTAATTTATCGGAAGATGACTTTAAAGATTTTGAAGAAAAATGGAATGATTTACCCGAAACTATTTCTTTTATGGCAGAAGTTATTTCCGAAGGTAATCAGGAAAAATTATTTTTAAATGGTAGTACGGGAAGTAGTGCTGCAAGCTTCTTAGGTCGGTTTTGTTCCGAAAAATCAACGGTGCAGAACTTAACAAAGACGATTACCCGAAAGGAAGAAGAGCTGAATCAGGATTATATTCTTGGAGAAATCATTCACTTACCCGAAGCCAGGATTGGAAACGTTATCCGGAGGCCTACTTTGAGGAAATATGAAATTCCGTATCTGGCGCAATCTGTTTTACCAAAGGAAAATCAAATATCTGTTGACGATTTATACATTTCTTTAAAGAACAACAGGATTGTTTTACGTTCAAAAAAATTAAACAGAAAAGTAAAACCCTACCTCACAAATGCTCACAATTATTTTTCAGGTACTTTGCCCGTTTACCATTTTTTGGCAGACTTTCACTCTCAGGATACAAGGCCGGGATTGTGGTTCAATTGGGGAGGGCTGGAGGATATCTATCAATTTCTTCCAAGAGTAGAATACAACAATATCATTCTTTCAAAAGCTCAGTGGAGGATTATAGATAAAGAGATCTATGCTTTAGAACAATTAATTTCAGATAAAAAACAATTTTTATCTCAATTGAAAGATTGGAGAAATGAAAGAAAAATTCCTGCTTGGATCCAATGGGTGAAATCGGATAACAAACTTACAGTAAACCTGGAAAACATTGATATGGTAAAAATGTTCATCGATTCAGTCAAATCTGAAAGATCAATTATCATCGAAGAATTTTTATACAATGAAAATGATGATTTTAAACGTGAATTTATTTTTCCAATGTATAAAATTACATAA
- a CDS encoding ATPase, whose translation MVAIVDSGSTKSDWVILDEFKKVFLKTETIGFNPNFINKELIVPEIEKNTSLTSVKNSIKKIYFYGSGCGIQKNCDTIVEELGKVFADAQITVREDLLAAAYAAYQGRPAIVCIMGTGSNSCYFDGENLKIKLPSLGFLMGDEGSGSAIGKQLVRRFFMQKLPTDLSQEFQEIYSLTIDDALKNMYHTTRPNAYLANFNKFVIDRKNHPYLRAMVMEEMKNFFDYQVLPYEESKEAEINFIGSIAYYYEDILRSAAAELNLNVGQIVQKPIESLVNYHIKYIL comes from the coding sequence ATGGTTGCTATTGTTGATAGTGGGTCTACTAAGTCGGATTGGGTAATATTGGATGAATTCAAAAAAGTATTTTTAAAAACGGAAACCATTGGTTTCAATCCCAATTTTATCAACAAAGAGCTCATTGTTCCGGAAATTGAAAAGAATACAAGCTTAACATCTGTTAAAAATTCTATCAAAAAGATTTATTTCTACGGCTCCGGTTGTGGTATTCAAAAAAACTGTGATACTATTGTTGAAGAATTAGGCAAAGTATTTGCTGATGCACAGATTACCGTAAGAGAAGACCTTTTGGCGGCAGCATATGCAGCTTATCAGGGAAGACCTGCAATCGTCTGCATCATGGGGACAGGCTCTAATTCTTGCTATTTCGACGGAGAAAATTTAAAGATAAAACTTCCTTCTCTTGGCTTCCTGATGGGAGATGAGGGCAGTGGCAGCGCCATTGGAAAACAATTGGTGCGTAGATTTTTTATGCAAAAGCTTCCTACTGATCTCAGCCAGGAATTTCAGGAAATTTATAGCTTAACAATTGATGATGCATTAAAAAATATGTATCATACGACCAGACCTAATGCTTATTTAGCGAATTTCAATAAATTTGTGATAGACAGAAAAAACCATCCTTACCTTCGAGCCATGGTGATGGAGGAAATGAAAAACTTTTTCGACTATCAGGTTCTTCCCTATGAAGAATCAAAAGAAGCGGAAATCAATTTTATTGGTTCCATAGCTTATTACTACGAAGATATTTTACGTTCTGCAGCTGCGGAACTCAATCTTAATGTGGGACAGATTGTACAAAAACCTATCGAAAGTTTAGTCAATTACCATATTAAATATATACTATAA
- a CDS encoding thiopeptide-type bacteriocin biosynthesis protein, with translation MIERKFIPGTEWIYFKIYTGVKTADIILYESILPLVSGLLERKHIKKWFFIRYSDPKPHLRIRFELKDTRHYNLVLSQIKDSLEKYFVSGEISDLMQSTYTREIERYGTEMIEDAEILFYWHSNLVVHEYLNFDDEDKIIVSAYYIDKVLDKLRLSADEKLKWIENSNNAFKKEFNAGKELNSQLDKKYRDFKLKYTDFLNSEEYKYFRTTITSHINEVETIIENCKSKSDKLFLQDFFGSIFHMNINRIFISNQRVFEMIIYDYLFRYYKFVKFQNQAT, from the coding sequence ATGATTGAAAGAAAATTTATTCCCGGAACAGAGTGGATTTATTTTAAAATTTACACAGGAGTAAAAACGGCAGATATTATTTTATACGAAAGTATTTTGCCCTTAGTCAGTGGACTTTTAGAAAGGAAACATATCAAAAAATGGTTTTTTATCCGTTACTCTGATCCAAAACCTCACCTGAGAATAAGATTTGAATTAAAAGATACCCGTCATTATAATCTTGTTCTTTCACAAATCAAGGATTCTTTGGAAAAATATTTTGTTTCGGGGGAAATTTCTGATCTTATGCAGAGTACTTATACAAGAGAAATTGAAAGGTATGGTACAGAGATGATTGAGGACGCAGAAATACTCTTTTATTGGCATAGTAATCTCGTAGTGCATGAATATCTCAACTTTGATGATGAAGATAAAATCATTGTTTCAGCATATTATATTGATAAAGTTTTGGATAAATTGAGACTTTCAGCAGATGAAAAATTAAAATGGATAGAAAATTCTAATAACGCTTTTAAAAAAGAATTTAATGCGGGTAAGGAATTAAACTCTCAACTGGATAAAAAGTATAGGGATTTTAAACTAAAGTACACTGATTTTTTAAACTCTGAGGAATATAAATATTTTCGGACTACAATTACTTCTCATATCAATGAAGTTGAGACTATTATAGAAAATTGTAAATCAAAATCTGATAAACTGTTTTTACAAGACTTCTTTGGAAGTATTTTTCACATGAATATCAACAGAATCTTTATCTCAAATCAAAGGGTTTTTGAAATGATCATTTATGATTACTTATTTAGATATTACAAATTTGTAAAGTTTCAGAATCAGGCCACCTGA
- a CDS encoding DUF3810 domain-containing protein, which produces MMISFFEHFFEAQKAIHQTIFSWIPFSFGDVLYVVLGIIIVYFIVKSFKKTSRNSSLLRLLTIINIFYFTYQVFWGMLYFQVPLIKKLATQDEPDLAKAKALSLKYLAKCKETRKAVKQDRNGVFIITDLESIQREILFQQSKLPPYISDKKAPQINSFKPSIFKNIMNFTGILGYYNPFTAEAQFNSELPNTYIPFTSAHESSHQLGFAREQEANFIGYLIGIKSQNAELRYSTEYFTLKSLLNFIVEQDPEFVQNMLKNYSPEMKRDRAYEKAFVLRHRGLLDDIFGFTNNLFLKSNQQEGSVTYSYFIDLLLNYEDIK; this is translated from the coding sequence ATGATGATTTCTTTTTTTGAGCATTTCTTTGAAGCTCAGAAAGCCATTCATCAGACAATCTTCTCGTGGATTCCATTTTCATTTGGAGATGTGCTTTATGTTGTGCTTGGGATTATTATAGTTTATTTCATTGTTAAAAGCTTTAAAAAAACAAGCCGGAACAGCTCATTGTTACGATTACTCACCATAATCAATATCTTTTATTTTACGTACCAGGTATTTTGGGGAATGCTTTATTTCCAGGTTCCTCTTATCAAAAAATTAGCTACTCAAGATGAGCCGGACCTAGCCAAAGCAAAGGCCTTAAGCTTAAAGTATCTCGCCAAATGCAAAGAGACACGGAAAGCGGTAAAACAAGACCGGAACGGAGTTTTTATCATAACCGATCTGGAATCAATCCAACGAGAGATTCTTTTCCAACAATCGAAATTGCCACCATATATTTCTGATAAAAAAGCACCTCAAATCAATTCCTTTAAGCCAAGTATATTTAAAAATATCATGAATTTTACAGGGATTCTGGGCTATTACAACCCTTTTACTGCTGAAGCCCAATTTAATTCAGAACTGCCGAACACCTACATTCCCTTCACTTCTGCTCATGAAAGTTCTCATCAACTTGGTTTTGCCAGAGAGCAGGAAGCAAACTTTATAGGTTATTTAATTGGTATTAAATCACAAAATGCAGAATTAAGATACAGCACAGAATATTTTACTTTAAAAAGTTTATTAAATTTCATTGTGGAACAAGATCCAGAATTTGTACAAAACATGTTGAAAAACTACTCTCCAGAGATGAAAAGGGACAGAGCATACGAAAAAGCGTTCGTTTTAAGACATCGAGGTCTGCTGGATGATATATTTGGATTTACGAACAATCTCTTCCTAAAAAGCAATCAACAGGAAGGGTCAGTAACTTATTCTTATTTTATCGACCTGCTTTTAAACTATGAAGATATAAAATGA
- a CDS encoding NADP-dependent malic enzyme gives MSSKTHRDEKNFNQAALDYHKAEPKGKIEVIPSKPHSSQRDLSLAYSPGVAVPCMEIHEKPETVYDYTGKGNLVAVISNGTAVLGLGDIGAEASKPVMEGKGLLFKIFADINVFDIEINEKDPDKFIDIVKGIAPTFGGINLEDIKAPEAFYIEQRLKEELDIPLMHDDQHGTAIISAAALINSLQIANKKIDEVKMVVNGAGAAAIACTNLYISLGLKRENVLMCDSKGVINHKRENLTPEKIDFIAQTDIETLEDAVKGSDVFIGLSKGNVMTPEMLLSMSENPIVFALANPDPEIAYDLAFETRKDVIMATGRSDYPNQVNNVLGFPYIFRGALDVQARGINEEMKLAAVHAIADLAKEPVPEAVILAYNVQNLQFGREYFIPKPFDNRLITKVSSAVAKAAIESGVARKTIADFEEYESSLLDRMGRDEKLVRMMQSRAKSNPKRITLGNAEEYNVLKAAQILYEEGIAYPSLLGDKKYIKEQMERFGINLDVPIIDPSDDDQKENRKKYRETLWKLRQRKGMNEYKAKRYVRQRDYFGPLMLRHGDTDGLIVGFSKNYVSVLRPVLEVIEKDKGVDKVAAMMMILSEKKPIFFADTSVNQNPTAEDLVNIAKMAEFTVKSFAIEPRIAMLGFENFAAISDTSKKVAKAVSILHEKYPKMVVDGEIQPDFAMNADHLSDYPFSKLETTPANTFIFPNLESANLSYKIIRGMKVAQVIGPILMGLKQPVHVLQMRSSVDEIVNLATIAVLDAQRREKKDKK, from the coding sequence ATGTCAAGTAAAACTCACCGCGACGAAAAGAACTTTAATCAGGCCGCGTTAGATTATCATAAAGCCGAACCTAAAGGAAAAATTGAAGTAATCCCTTCAAAACCGCACTCATCACAGAGAGATTTGTCATTGGCGTATTCGCCCGGGGTTGCAGTTCCTTGTATGGAAATCCACGAAAAACCGGAAACAGTATATGATTACACGGGAAAAGGAAATCTCGTAGCTGTTATTTCTAATGGTACAGCGGTTCTGGGATTAGGAGACATTGGTGCTGAGGCTTCAAAGCCGGTAATGGAAGGGAAAGGTCTTTTGTTCAAAATTTTTGCGGATATCAACGTTTTTGATATTGAAATCAACGAAAAAGATCCAGATAAATTTATTGATATTGTAAAAGGTATTGCTCCCACTTTTGGAGGAATTAATCTTGAAGATATCAAAGCTCCGGAAGCATTTTATATCGAGCAAAGATTAAAGGAAGAGCTGGATATTCCTTTGATGCATGATGATCAGCATGGTACGGCAATTATTTCAGCAGCCGCTTTGATCAATTCTTTGCAGATTGCAAACAAGAAGATCGATGAGGTAAAAATGGTTGTAAACGGGGCAGGAGCAGCAGCAATTGCTTGTACCAACCTGTATATTTCTCTTGGTTTAAAAAGAGAAAATGTGTTAATGTGCGACAGTAAAGGAGTTATCAATCATAAAAGAGAAAATCTTACCCCGGAAAAAATAGATTTCATCGCTCAAACTGATATTGAAACATTGGAAGATGCCGTAAAAGGTTCGGATGTTTTCATCGGATTATCAAAAGGAAACGTCATGACTCCCGAAATGTTATTGAGCATGAGCGAAAATCCAATCGTTTTTGCACTGGCAAACCCGGACCCGGAAATCGCTTACGATTTAGCCTTTGAAACCAGAAAAGATGTAATCATGGCGACGGGAAGAAGTGATTATCCTAATCAGGTTAACAATGTTTTAGGTTTTCCTTACATTTTCCGTGGTGCATTGGATGTTCAGGCGAGAGGTATTAATGAAGAAATGAAACTGGCAGCCGTTCATGCAATTGCAGATCTGGCGAAAGAACCTGTTCCGGAAGCGGTAATTCTGGCTTATAATGTCCAGAATTTGCAGTTCGGAAGAGAGTATTTTATTCCGAAACCATTTGATAACAGGTTGATTACTAAAGTTTCGAGTGCAGTTGCAAAAGCTGCCATTGAAAGTGGTGTTGCAAGAAAAACGATTGCCGATTTCGAAGAATATGAAAGCAGCCTTCTCGACAGAATGGGAAGAGATGAGAAGCTGGTAAGAATGATGCAGAGCCGTGCAAAATCAAACCCGAAAAGAATCACTTTAGGAAATGCCGAAGAATATAATGTATTAAAAGCTGCCCAGATTTTATATGAAGAAGGAATTGCGTATCCGAGTCTTTTAGGAGATAAAAAATACATTAAAGAACAAATGGAGCGTTTCGGGATCAATCTTGATGTGCCGATTATCGATCCAAGCGATGATGATCAGAAGGAAAACAGAAAAAAATACCGTGAAACCCTTTGGAAGCTTCGTCAGAGAAAAGGTATGAATGAGTATAAGGCAAAAAGATACGTTCGTCAGAGAGATTATTTCGGGCCTTTGATGTTGAGACACGGTGATACAGACGGATTGATCGTTGGTTTCTCTAAAAATTATGTTTCTGTTTTAAGACCTGTTTTAGAAGTTATTGAAAAAGATAAAGGTGTTGATAAAGTAGCGGCGATGATGATGATTTTATCTGAAAAGAAGCCGATTTTCTTCGCTGATACCTCGGTTAATCAGAATCCTACGGCTGAAGATTTGGTAAATATTGCTAAAATGGCAGAATTTACTGTAAAATCTTTCGCTATTGAGCCGAGAATTGCCATGCTTGGATTTGAAAATTTTGCCGCAATTTCTGATACTTCGAAAAAAGTAGCAAAAGCGGTAAGCATTCTCCATGAAAAATATCCTAAAATGGTTGTAGACGGAGAAATCCAGCCGGATTTTGCGATGAATGCAGATCATTTGAGCGATTATCCTTTCTCAAAATTAGAAACAACCCCAGCCAATACATTCATCTTCCCGAATCTAGAAAGTGCGAATTTATCATACAAAATTATCAGAGGGATGAAAGTAGCCCAGGTTATCGGGCCGATTTTGATGGGATTGAAGCAGCCGGTGCATGTTTTACAGATGAGGTCAAGTGTTGATGAGATCGTTAACCTTGCTACAATTGCTGTTCTTGATGCTCAAAGAAGAGAGAAAAAAGACAAAAAATAA
- a CDS encoding MFS transporter has product MDSNQQTKWSQFLSLIVVFFFWGFVAASNDILIPVFKKWFVLSQVQSQLVAWAFYVAYFVGSVIFFIISLKSDILQKFGYKKTLAVGLGLSAFGAFLFVPAASAASFWFFLSALFIVGLGFSVQQIVANPLAIKMGSPRTGAHRLTLAGGINSLGTTIGPILVGIALFGMGDKNESKAPDPNLSKIEIVKNEFTAHKEELSKNIIALKKDTQDDPVKVQEVVSTIEKNIADLDTQVAQIDQNPANAEAQIDAYATKLGEIKQRSSNINYPIEFVKDNLKMVKVPFIVLGIAFILVAIFMLFSKIEDPAKEEEAELEQGTPKFSIFSYPQLYLGMLAIFLYVGVEVSIISNLPALLHTKEFGGVLEHNIAPFVSLYWGSLMIGRWNGSINVFNISKASNLILKFVVPFIAFGIIIVANELSGKDVSSFYIYALWIIAFIIMSFIGGKNAGKTLMIFGIAGVVMMLLGLVYPDKEIAKYFFISGGLFCSIMWPSIFDLAIAGLGKNTGKASSFLVMMILGGGIIPLIQGWLCDFDKTSPEGIMGITWTHFSYIIPIICFIYLAFYGFIAPAILKKQGVEVEESKGGGH; this is encoded by the coding sequence ATGGATTCTAATCAACAGACCAAATGGTCACAATTCCTATCCTTAATAGTCGTTTTCTTTTTCTGGGGTTTTGTTGCCGCCAGTAATGATATATTAATTCCCGTTTTCAAAAAATGGTTTGTCCTTTCCCAGGTCCAGAGCCAGCTTGTAGCATGGGCGTTTTATGTAGCCTATTTTGTGGGATCGGTAATCTTCTTTATCATTTCTTTAAAAAGTGATATCCTTCAAAAATTCGGTTATAAGAAAACACTTGCTGTAGGTTTGGGGCTATCTGCTTTTGGCGCATTTTTGTTTGTTCCGGCAGCTTCGGCAGCCAGCTTTTGGTTTTTCTTATCAGCTTTATTCATTGTAGGTCTTGGTTTTTCTGTACAGCAGATCGTTGCCAATCCCCTTGCTATTAAAATGGGAAGTCCCCGAACGGGAGCTCACCGTCTTACTTTAGCCGGCGGAATTAACTCTCTTGGAACTACAATCGGGCCGATCCTTGTAGGAATTGCCCTTTTCGGGATGGGAGATAAAAATGAATCTAAAGCACCAGATCCCAATTTGTCTAAAATTGAAATTGTAAAAAATGAATTTACAGCTCATAAGGAAGAGCTTTCAAAAAATATTATTGCCCTGAAAAAAGACACTCAGGATGATCCGGTAAAAGTACAAGAAGTTGTTTCTACTATTGAAAAAAATATAGCAGACCTTGATACTCAGGTTGCACAAATCGATCAAAATCCGGCAAATGCAGAAGCACAAATTGATGCTTATGCCACAAAGCTGGGTGAAATAAAACAACGTTCAAGCAACATCAATTATCCTATAGAATTTGTAAAAGACAATCTTAAAATGGTGAAAGTTCCATTTATTGTTTTAGGAATTGCATTTATTTTGGTAGCTATTTTCATGTTGTTCTCAAAAATCGAAGATCCTGCGAAAGAGGAAGAGGCAGAACTTGAACAAGGTACACCGAAGTTCAGTATTTTCTCCTATCCTCAGCTTTATTTGGGGATGCTTGCCATTTTCCTGTATGTAGGTGTAGAAGTTTCTATCATCAGTAATCTTCCGGCTTTGCTTCATACGAAAGAGTTCGGAGGGGTTCTTGAGCATAATATCGCCCCGTTTGTATCTTTATACTGGGGAAGTTTGATGATCGGAAGATGGAACGGTAGTATCAATGTTTTCAATATTTCTAAGGCTAGTAATCTTATTCTGAAATTTGTAGTTCCTTTCATTGCATTCGGAATTATTATTGTTGCCAACGAATTAAGCGGTAAAGATGTTTCATCTTTCTATATTTATGCTTTATGGATTATAGCATTTATCATCATGAGCTTTATCGGAGGTAAAAATGCAGGTAAAACGCTAATGATTTTTGGTATTGCGGGAGTTGTGATGATGCTTTTAGGTCTGGTCTATCCTGATAAAGAAATTGCAAAATACTTCTTTATTTCAGGTGGTCTTTTCTGCTCTATCATGTGGCCTTCTATTTTCGACCTTGCTATTGCAGGGCTTGGAAAAAACACTGGAAAAGCATCTTCATTCCTTGTGATGATGATCTTGGGTGGAGGTATTATCCCGCTTATACAAGGTTGGCTTTGTGATTTCGACAAAACAAGTCCTGAGGGAATTATGGGAATTACATGGACACACTTCTCATATATCATCCCTATTATTTGTTTTATTTATCTTGCATTTTATGGATTTATTGCACCTGCGATATTAAAAAAACAAGGTGTAGAGGTTGAAGAATCAAAAGGTGGTGGTCATTAA
- a CDS encoding lysophospholipid acyltransferase family protein produces the protein MTKILNYLWRFWLLLLAFVFTVLFGIPVYILSFSKKHYKYAYQFIRYWSYCMFYGMGLRYELTRLSDQKLDKTQQYVFISNHTSIMDIMMMCILCRDHPVCFVGKKELVKIPIFGTIYKRICVMVDRGSARSRADVYRRCAEKMEEGNSIVIFPEGGVPDDTSIILDEFKDGAFTLSSKHNSPLVIYTFAGLKEIFPFDNSKGYPGKVKVYFNVILEPSDSPKNLKAEAFDKIKKTLLEHYN, from the coding sequence GTGACAAAGATTCTAAATTACCTCTGGAGATTCTGGCTGCTGTTACTGGCTTTTGTTTTTACCGTATTATTCGGGATACCGGTCTATATTTTATCGTTCAGTAAAAAACATTATAAATATGCTTACCAGTTTATAAGATACTGGAGCTACTGCATGTTTTACGGAATGGGTTTAAGATATGAACTGACCCGGCTATCCGATCAAAAATTAGACAAAACCCAACAGTACGTTTTCATTTCCAACCATACGTCGATTATGGATATTATGATGATGTGCATTTTGTGCAGGGATCATCCCGTTTGTTTTGTCGGAAAAAAAGAACTGGTAAAAATCCCTATCTTTGGGACCATCTATAAAAGAATCTGTGTGATGGTAGACCGGGGAAGTGCAAGGAGCCGCGCCGATGTATACCGGAGATGCGCTGAAAAGATGGAGGAAGGAAACAGTATCGTCATTTTCCCTGAAGGAGGCGTACCTGATGATACTTCTATTATTTTAGACGAATTTAAAGATGGAGCTTTTACGCTCTCATCCAAACATAATTCCCCTCTTGTGATCTATACTTTTGCAGGATTAAAGGAAATTTTCCCGTTTGATAATTCAAAAGGGTATCCCGGGAAGGTAAAAGTTTACTTTAACGTAATTTTGGAACCTTCAGATTCTCCTAAAAATCTAAAAGCAGAGGCATTTGATAAAATAAAAAAAACCTTGCTGGAACACTATAATTAA